Proteins encoded together in one Thermodesulforhabdus norvegica window:
- a CDS encoding NAD(P)/FAD-dependent oxidoreductase produces MAAGICVVGGSVAGLFAAKMLAMKGFPVDLYDSGDLLEPAGRTLIVTSDFLKTPDCGFSFIIRNYIHSFQLISPNNSVNIPLREPDLVVNRADLVKYLLKEARQAGVRIYVSHRLITAVRTAGGISLQFSDGENEKSVCYGKVIGADGVYSTLARTFGCNGYKKVALLQFPVKLPRDQPSHVTRVWFDRDITPFFVWLIPETPLTGVVGIIAPTMAEARRGLEKFLGGAGLSQEGPPQLGEVPLPPIYPVPPLSWNPRDVFFVGDAAAQVKATTVGGVVTGIKGAIAACKAIVTGRNYRLIALPLWRELLIHSVIQRLLEQCGNEDYDFMLTSLNKYGLRVLSKYPRDRLFQILPLIASSQPNWIILACRLLIKASGISGIKPLLPSVSQERKQYS; encoded by the coding sequence GTGGCTGCGGGGATATGTGTCGTAGGGGGATCCGTGGCGGGCTTGTTCGCCGCTAAAATGCTTGCGATGAAAGGGTTTCCGGTAGATCTTTACGATTCCGGAGATCTGTTAGAACCTGCCGGTAGAACGCTAATTGTAACATCGGATTTTCTTAAGACCCCTGACTGTGGTTTCAGTTTCATAATAAGGAATTATATACATTCCTTTCAGCTAATATCCCCCAATAACTCGGTGAATATTCCTCTGAGAGAGCCTGACCTCGTGGTCAACAGGGCGGATCTGGTAAAGTATTTGCTCAAAGAAGCCCGGCAGGCCGGTGTTAGGATTTATGTTTCTCATCGTTTGATTACGGCTGTGAGAACCGCCGGGGGTATTAGCCTGCAATTTTCAGATGGAGAAAATGAAAAGAGCGTTTGTTATGGAAAAGTTATCGGTGCCGATGGAGTGTATAGCACATTGGCCAGAACGTTTGGTTGTAATGGCTACAAAAAGGTTGCCCTGTTGCAATTTCCGGTGAAGCTTCCCAGGGATCAGCCCTCTCATGTCACAAGAGTTTGGTTCGATCGGGATATAACACCTTTTTTTGTTTGGCTCATACCGGAAACTCCGTTAACCGGTGTTGTGGGGATTATTGCGCCTACAATGGCAGAAGCGCGAAGAGGGCTGGAGAAATTTCTCGGTGGAGCAGGTCTGAGCCAGGAAGGACCGCCTCAGCTGGGCGAAGTTCCCCTCCCCCCGATTTACCCCGTGCCGCCGTTAAGCTGGAATCCCCGAGACGTCTTTTTTGTTGGTGATGCGGCGGCTCAGGTAAAGGCAACGACGGTGGGAGGAGTGGTTACCGGTATCAAGGGGGCAATAGCCGCCTGTAAGGCTATAGTCACCGGGAGAAATTATAGATTAATAGCCCTGCCCCTCTGGCGTGAACTCCTCATTCATAGCGTTATTCAACGTCTACTTGAGCAGTGTGGGAACGAAGACTATGATTTTATGCTGACATCACTGAATAAATACGGATTGAGAGTTTTAAGCAAATATCCCCGGGATAGGCTTTTTCAGATACTTCCGCTTATTGCATCATCTCAACCCAACTGGATTATTCTGGCCTGTAGACTGCTGATAAAAGCTTCAGGGATTTCAGGAATTAAACCTCTTTTGCCATCCGTGTCTCAGGAACGCAAGCAGTATTCCTGA
- a CDS encoding Wzz/FepE/Etk N-terminal domain-containing protein codes for MSEMSKDQISKSTNLEGKETQSSDYVEDYEIDLYDLLLVLWNQKLIIFGVMLVSLVAGFVYILLASPLYEITMQVRPPMVGPYKGWSTEDIRRWIEEDQYFNLLGELPAKPEQIKIRASVQRGSSIVKWTLLYPDPTEGKQILNSVYEKAYQFYILKNGDTSAAQVKSNLEKEIQDLETELSSIDLVELPNLEVMITRKIEQQKVLEKIIDVANQQKEVYSLASSALSDLLNKVSGSYTQVIKSINRMVSSKLDKISALILQQIAAQSAGYEGDLITQITLFKARILELDEQISNLQKELIQSQQEIDQLKYQKEQLNLKKEKLSRQIAQKKFELQHLTVFEKVSEPIASFEPVRPKKLLILAVSGVLGMFSGILLAFLRHGWQKRFNS; via the coding sequence ATGTCCGAGATGAGTAAGGATCAGATCTCAAAATCTACAAACTTAGAAGGCAAAGAAACTCAGTCCAGCGACTATGTAGAAGACTACGAAATAGACCTTTACGATTTATTATTGGTTTTGTGGAATCAAAAACTTATTATCTTCGGAGTTATGCTGGTTTCGCTGGTTGCAGGATTTGTATATATACTATTGGCCAGCCCTCTTTACGAAATAACAATGCAGGTAAGACCTCCCATGGTAGGCCCTTACAAAGGTTGGAGCACTGAAGATATCAGACGCTGGATCGAAGAAGACCAATATTTTAATCTGTTAGGTGAGCTACCTGCTAAACCGGAGCAAATTAAAATTCGAGCCAGTGTACAGAGAGGTAGCAGTATAGTCAAATGGACTTTGTTGTATCCCGATCCGACGGAGGGGAAGCAAATTCTTAATTCAGTCTACGAAAAAGCATATCAATTTTATATTTTAAAAAACGGAGACACCAGCGCTGCACAGGTTAAGTCAAACCTGGAAAAGGAGATCCAAGATCTGGAAACGGAGCTTTCTTCAATAGATCTTGTTGAGTTACCCAATCTGGAAGTTATGATAACAAGGAAAATCGAGCAACAGAAAGTGCTCGAAAAGATTATAGATGTGGCCAATCAGCAGAAAGAGGTTTACTCGCTTGCATCATCAGCACTATCAGATCTACTTAACAAGGTATCAGGTAGCTATACTCAAGTGATTAAAAGCATAAACAGGATGGTGTCATCGAAACTCGATAAAATTTCGGCTTTGATATTGCAGCAGATTGCAGCGCAGAGTGCAGGGTACGAAGGGGACTTGATTACACAGATAACACTTTTTAAAGCCCGTATTCTTGAACTTGATGAGCAGATATCAAACTTGCAAAAAGAACTTATCCAATCACAACAAGAAATAGATCAATTAAAATATCAAAAAGAACAGCTTAATCTTAAAAAAGAAAAGCTTTCAAGACAAATAGCTCAGAAGAAATTCGAGCTTCAGCATCTCACCGTGTTTGAGAAAGTCTCCGAGCCGATTGCAAGCTTCGAACCGGTAAGACCTAAGAAATTACTTATTCTGGCAGTTTCAGGCGTTCTCGGCATGTTTTCAGGAATACTGCTTGCGTTCCTGAGACACGGATGGCAAAAGAGGTTTAATTCCTGA
- a CDS encoding type II toxin-antitoxin system death-on-curing family toxin, translated as MHPGEVRWSRQIPGLEVAKLGDSTPPCRLWGNGLYRDLFTKAAALGYSLVLNQPFLDGNKRTAWEAMHTFVEENRHSLRAGPDEIVELMLCIEDKSLGASRSLSGLKNIFVS; from the coding sequence GTGCATCCTGGAGAAGTCCGGTGGAGCAGGCAGATTCCGGGATTGGAAGTTGCTAAACTCGGCGATTCAACGCCCCCGTGTCGCCTTTGGGGGAATGGGCTCTATCGGGATCTTTTTACCAAAGCGGCGGCGCTGGGGTACTCTCTTGTCCTCAACCAACCCTTTTTAGATGGAAATAAGCGCACTGCCTGGGAGGCGATGCATACCTTCGTCGAAGAGAACAGACATTCGCTCCGAGCAGGGCCTGACGAGATCGTTGAGCTGATGCTTTGCATTGAAGATAAGAGCCTGGGGGCGAGCAGATCGCTAAGTGGCTTAAAGAACATTTTCGTAAGCTAG
- a CDS encoding type II toxin-antitoxin system RelE family toxin, whose translation MTRIIQKVEALATDPFPRGCRKLRGAEQTYRIRVGDYRVIYQVDEHTKVVTIYHVRHRRDVYRTL comes from the coding sequence ATCACCCGTATTATTCAGAAGGTGGAAGCTTTAGCGACCGATCCCTTTCCACGAGGATGTCGCAAGCTTAGGGGTGCGGAACAAACTTACCGTATACGTGTCGGCGACTATCGGGTGATCTATCAGGTAGACGAGCACACAAAGGTGGTGACTATCTATCACGTTCGCCATCGCCGGGACGTGTACCGAACTCTGTGA
- a CDS encoding prevent-host-death family protein: MSHRKERYIVDEKGKRTAVVLPLKEYEELLEDLHDLAIVAERRDEPSVSFDELKKKLKADGLL, translated from the coding sequence ATGAGTCATAGAAAAGAACGTTATATCGTCGACGAAAAGGGGAAGCGAACCGCTGTTGTGCTTCCTTTGAAGGAGTATGAGGAACTTTTAGAGGATCTCCACGATCTGGCCATCGTTGCGGAACGGCGGGATGAGCCCAGCGTGTCGTTTGACGAACTCAAGAAGAAATTAAAGGCTGATGGCCTCTTATGA
- a CDS encoding ribbon-helix-helix domain-containing protein produces MEALKKLSQETKIPQAELLRQAVDLLLENW; encoded by the coding sequence ATGGAGGCCCTGAAAAAGCTCTCCCAGGAGACCAAAATCCCCCAGGCAGAGCTCCTGCGCCAGGCGGTCGATCTCCTGCTGGAGAATTGGTAG
- a CDS encoding sugar transferase, whose amino-acid sequence MVRLKRHFPLAVSERRWILILMDLMGVNFSLFLYTTIKPYHKGHTKYLLNHPEWFVLLSFFWIVWSWSFDCYEPRVMHRFVGSVRSAFFACLGTIGLFLLIPYITPVLPTRRWIIFTFFTSCCACLTLSRILFYYLFTGRAFKRRVLIVGTGASAKTVVRALKENGWGAYDVVGFVCDSLDEGSEKEIDGYPVIGNLGELRSLIVGRRITTLVVALNGNMEATVIESLINCLEFGVEIVPMNVMYEELTGRVAIYHVDNEWYVALPVNHPLTRTFNKIIKRAFDVFFATFGLLLLLPLFPIIVVAIYLDCPGPIFYTQERVGRGGKVFKVYKFRSMVPDAEQGKPVWACKGDPRVTRVGRLLRRTHIDEFPQIINILKGDMSVVGPRPERPEFVEDLAREIPFYRIRHAVKPGMAGWALVKYGYAASKEDTVAKLQYDLYYIKHWSIWLDVVILVKTVMDTLAFRGRA is encoded by the coding sequence ATGGTTCGATTGAAGCGTCATTTTCCGCTGGCGGTTTCCGAGAGAAGGTGGATATTAATCTTGATGGATTTAATGGGGGTTAATTTTTCTCTCTTCCTCTACACTACGATTAAGCCTTATCATAAAGGACATACCAAATATCTTCTTAATCATCCTGAATGGTTCGTCCTGTTAAGCTTTTTTTGGATAGTATGGTCCTGGTCCTTTGATTGTTATGAACCAAGGGTAATGCACAGGTTCGTTGGCTCTGTTCGCTCTGCTTTTTTTGCCTGCCTTGGAACGATAGGGCTTTTTCTTTTGATTCCATACATTACGCCGGTTCTTCCCACCCGAAGATGGATAATTTTTACTTTTTTTACATCTTGCTGTGCTTGTCTGACTCTGTCTCGAATTCTGTTTTATTATCTATTTACCGGACGGGCTTTTAAGAGAAGGGTTTTGATTGTAGGGACCGGTGCTTCTGCCAAAACCGTGGTTCGGGCTTTAAAAGAGAACGGCTGGGGAGCATATGATGTTGTAGGGTTTGTCTGCGACAGTCTTGACGAAGGTTCCGAAAAGGAGATTGACGGTTATCCCGTTATCGGAAACCTTGGGGAATTAAGGTCCCTGATAGTCGGTCGGAGGATTACAACCCTCGTTGTAGCCTTGAATGGTAACATGGAAGCAACAGTGATTGAGAGTCTTATTAATTGTCTGGAGTTCGGTGTTGAGATTGTTCCCATGAATGTGATGTATGAAGAACTTACAGGGCGAGTTGCTATATATCATGTTGATAATGAGTGGTATGTTGCCTTGCCGGTTAACCATCCCCTTACGAGAACCTTTAACAAGATTATAAAGCGGGCTTTCGACGTTTTCTTCGCCACTTTCGGCCTTTTATTGCTTTTGCCTTTATTCCCGATCATTGTCGTTGCGATTTACCTTGATTGTCCGGGGCCTATCTTTTACACCCAGGAGCGTGTTGGAAGAGGTGGGAAGGTTTTTAAAGTGTATAAATTCCGATCGATGGTTCCTGATGCAGAACAGGGCAAGCCGGTATGGGCGTGTAAAGGCGATCCCAGGGTGACCAGGGTTGGTCGGCTGTTAAGAAGGACTCATATAGACGAATTTCCTCAGATTATTAATATTCTCAAAGGGGATATGAGTGTTGTCGGTCCCAGGCCAGAAAGGCCGGAATTTGTTGAGGATCTGGCCCGAGAGATTCCTTTTTACAGAATTCGTCACGCCGTAAAGCCCGGCATGGCAGGATGGGCCCTTGTTAAATACGGATATGCTGCTTCCAAAGAGGACACGGTGGCCAAACTCCAGTATGACCTTTATTACATCAAGCACTGGTCCATATGGTTGGATGTGGTAATATTGGTAAAAACCGTTATGGACACTCTTGCTTTTAGGGGCAGGGCGTAA